A genomic segment from Epinephelus fuscoguttatus linkage group LG17, E.fuscoguttatus.final_Chr_v1 encodes:
- the LOC125905195 gene encoding fibrinogen-like protein 1 produces the protein MKWRSILLTFVLLTGDFVASDEHPDVGHNEDVHPNILTETNGDILDMNIQTNREVPDTNTETNWDINKDNYEDADWHPPSSLLETYADLHPDTPPLIRSSNTAVNNSTNQPFNQTVGSTSTQCGEYSSQLTSSGQCRLMATLPPVPVGTSQQRCPDMFRCTDDISHWLHENQNRKEQLDELREMMSELQEELRNHRHRIKALEVQGEETVGSNLTFEQRLRSLELRHAEADTLLHVHGALLYELQVQLRNLTATVQHMSHNTGCTMIRSTPLLGMKDTLPPDGQHLSFCPSDCASLYHNGVRHSGVYTIILSPGASLPVYCDMETEGGGWTVFQRRSDGLVSFNRGWSEYRDGFGELRGEHWLGNQQLHLLSHQGHYSLRIDLQDWSHAHRHALYHSFRIENEENQYRLHVSGFSGTVEDSFGWYHDLRGFSTPDTGNICAEISHAGWWFHQCFYANLNGVYYKGGHYSLKAQNLLGPDGIVWFSWKESDFYSLKAVTMMIRPRNFRPRLSP, from the exons ATGAAGTGGAGATCCATTTTACTAACTTTTGTCCTACTCACTGGTGACTTTGTGGCCTCTGATGAACACCCAGATGTTGGACACAATGAAGATGTACACCCCAACATCCTGACAGAAACAAACGGGGACATACTGGACATGAACAtccaaacaaacagagaagtgccagacacaaacactgaaacaaactgGGACATAAACAAGGACAACTATGAGGACGCTGACTGGCATCCTCCTTCCTCGCTCCTGGAAACGTATGCCGACCTGCACCCAGACACCCCGCCACTGATCCGTAGCAGCAACACTGCTGTTAATAACAGCACCAACCAACCCTTCAACCAGACTGTTGGTAGCACGTCAACACAGTGCGGCGAGTACAGCAGCCAGCTGACGTCTAGTGGCCAGTGCCGGCTGATGGCAACACTTCCTCCGGTGCCCGTGGGAACGTCGCAGCAACGCTGCCCGGATATGTTCCGCTGCACAGATGACATCTCGCACTGGCTTCACGAGAACCAGAACAGGAAGGAGCAGCTGGATGAGCTGAGGGAGATGAtgtcagagctgcaggaggagctgaggaACCACCGGCATCGAATCAAAGCCCTGGAGGTGCAG ggtGAAGAAACTGTTGGTTCAAACTTGACTTTTGAGCAGCGCTTGCGTTCTCTGGAGCTGCGTCATGCCGAGGCTGACACACTGCTCCACGTGCACGGGGCACTGCTGTATGAGCTGCAGGTGCAGCTGCGCAACCTAACAGCCACTGTGCAGCACATGAGCCACAACACAGGATGCACAATGATCAGAAGCACGCCGCTGCTGGGCATGAAAGACACACTGCCACCAG ATGGACAGCACCTGTCCTTCTGTCCATCCGACTGTGCATCTCTTTATCACAATGGCGTTCGCCATTCTGGTGTTTACACTATCATCCTGTCGCCAGGTGCCAGCCTGCCTGTCTACTGTGACATGGAGACCGAAG GTGGGGGCTGGACGGTGTTTCAGCGGCGAAGCGATGGCTTGGTGAGTTTTAACCGCGGCTGGTCAGAGTACCGCGACGGCTTCGGCGAGCTGCGAGGAGAACACTGGCTGGGCAACCAACAACTCCACCTGCTCTCCCACCAGGGCCACTACAGCCTCCGCATCGACCTGCAAGACTGGAGCCACGCCCACAGACATGCTCTGTACCACAGCTTCAG GATAGAAAACGAGGAGAACCAGTATCGCCTCCATGTGTCTGGTTTCAGTGGAACGGTGGAGGACTCATTCGGTTGGTACCACGACCTGCGTGGCTTCAGCACGCCAGACACCGGCAACATCTGTGCTGAGATCAGCCACGCCGGCTGGTGGTTCCACCAGTGTTTCTACGCCAACCTTAATGGCGTCTACTACAAG GGGGGGCACTACTCTCTGAAAGCTCAGAACCTGCTCGGGCCAGACGGCATCGTCTGGTTCTCCTGGAAGGAATCCGACTTCTACTCTCTGAAGGCCGTCACCATGATGATACGACCACGCAACTTCAGGCCACGCTTGTCACCATAG